Proteins from one Mesotoga infera genomic window:
- a CDS encoding type II secretion system protein codes for MIFATRRKNGFSLVELLIVLAVMAALISTITPVAMNAIKKAKATQVAQNLKTLSSALQHAAYLNGANSAGQIKSHGNTPIRLSDLGRDLPKDSSGNDLYGFAYTRTSGGTYYAVVFYAGGDVDLATAGEILGNQSLEYTSTNLDADDSLIEDGAPYRSSASDVYYYFYFTIY; via the coding sequence ATGATTTTCGCGACCCGAAGAAAGAATGGTTTCTCCCTGGTCGAGCTGTTGATAGTCCTCGCAGTCATGGCTGCGTTGATATCGACGATCACGCCCGTGGCGATGAACGCGATAAAAAAGGCCAAAGCAACTCAGGTGGCTCAAAATCTGAAAACGCTTTCGAGCGCTCTTCAGCACGCCGCATATCTCAACGGAGCGAACTCCGCCGGCCAGATAAAAAGCCACGGAAATACCCCTATAAGACTGAGCGACCTCGGCAGAGATCTTCCAAAGGACTCCAGTGGTAATGATCTTTACGGTTTTGCTTACACCAGAACCTCGGGCGGCACTTACTACGCAGTGGTGTTTTACGCCGGCGGCGACGTCGATCTGGCAACGGCGGGCGAAATCTTGGGCAACCAGAGTCTGGAATACACTTCCACAAATCTTGACGCCGACGACTCGCTGATAGAAGACGGCGCACCTTACCGATCCAGTGCAAGCGACGTTTACTACTACTTCTACTTCACGATATACTGA
- a CDS encoding metallophosphoesterase, whose product MKGSKKRFVFVLVLVLFSSVMISADLTREIEPLPLWEKESAHEAYRVVVISDLHLGVDDSFSETVKNKDLIAEFLERLVISDIDELVIAGDMFDEWFVPISYEPHNDLGAFFERVVENNASIVVAFEKIIQSGIIVAYVPGNHDLLLDEETLAKLIPGIVQARDVDGLGIYRTGMRSEIAIEHGHRYDTFCAPDILSNKEITGDYASFLPPGYFFTRIASTSVAEGKSAPKKDFPEIEAPSKEDADQLDAYTYYNIWLWAMTTFSIKADFDEKAIYVGVNGYDNSFSLSDLLPTVQDDGSISAVLYANVQRRWDEVQQINRVAVKNPYSQATAGAIDHTFLDEQAVKQYFDLDSTVDVVVFGHSHVPLVNRYENEYDKEKVYANSGTWIDENLIGLERCFVVIESGEQFTDVRLMEYHADGTISDTE is encoded by the coding sequence GTGAAAGGATCTAAGAAAAGATTCGTTTTTGTACTTGTCCTGGTGCTTTTTTCGTCTGTGATGATCTCCGCCGATCTGACAAGAGAAATCGAACCGCTACCTTTATGGGAAAAGGAATCCGCTCATGAAGCCTACAGGGTAGTTGTTATAAGTGATTTACATCTAGGAGTGGATGACAGTTTTTCCGAAACAGTGAAGAACAAAGACCTGATCGCTGAGTTCTTGGAACGACTGGTTATAAGCGACATCGACGAGCTTGTCATTGCAGGTGATATGTTTGACGAGTGGTTCGTACCGATATCGTATGAGCCACATAACGATCTGGGAGCTTTCTTCGAGCGGGTTGTAGAAAATAATGCTTCGATTGTTGTGGCTTTTGAGAAGATCATCCAAAGCGGCATTATCGTGGCCTATGTTCCGGGTAATCACGACCTTCTCTTGGACGAAGAAACGCTTGCGAAATTGATTCCCGGAATTGTCCAGGCCCGTGATGTTGATGGTCTGGGAATTTATCGCACGGGCATGCGCTCCGAGATTGCCATTGAGCACGGTCATCGTTATGATACTTTCTGCGCACCCGATATTTTGTCCAACAAAGAAATAACTGGCGATTACGCCTCATTCTTACCCCCCGGTTATTTCTTCACCCGAATCGCATCTACATCTGTTGCGGAAGGCAAATCGGCGCCAAAGAAGGATTTCCCTGAGATCGAAGCCCCTTCAAAAGAAGATGCGGATCAGCTTGATGCCTACACGTATTACAATATTTGGCTGTGGGCTATGACGACCTTTTCCATCAAAGCCGATTTCGACGAAAAAGCAATTTACGTCGGCGTTAATGGATACGACAACAGTTTTTCGCTGAGCGATTTGCTGCCAACTGTCCAGGATGATGGCTCAATAAGCGCCGTGTTATACGCGAACGTCCAAAGACGTTGGGACGAAGTGCAACAGATCAACAGAGTAGCCGTTAAGAATCCTTATTCCCAAGCTACTGCCGGTGCGATTGACCATACATTCTTAGACGAACAGGCTGTCAAACAGTACTTTGATCTGGATTCGACCGTTGATGTGGTCGTCTTCGGGCACTCGCATGTGCCACTCGTCAATCGCTACGAAAATGAGTACGACAAAGAAAAAGTATATGCCAACAGCGGTACCTGGATTGACGAAAATCTGATCGGTCTGGAAAGGTGCTTTGTAGTTATTGAATCCGGTGAGCAGTTCACAGACGTTCGCCTGATGGAGTATCATGCCGATGGAACTATAAGCGATACCGAATAA
- a CDS encoding isochorismatase family protein, with protein sequence MLTKALFEESFGRERKKHRPVLYSPALLVIDLQNYFSDRKSRAYLEGIETVVANTGKLIEGFVSCRLLVASTVHRGGSKMMEEWWGNTVADNWAVPQFSDFPLFYKDSYDAFHGTGLDAFLKDRGVNQLVICGVRTHLCCETTARSAFVKDYRTVMIEDALCDKDVDQHVRSLKNLASGFSAVSNTLEILELLRRRL encoded by the coding sequence GTGCTTACGAAAGCTCTGTTCGAAGAGAGTTTTGGTCGCGAGCGCAAGAAGCACAGACCTGTGCTTTACTCCCCGGCCTTGCTGGTGATCGATCTTCAAAATTACTTCAGCGACAGAAAATCACGGGCCTATCTGGAAGGAATCGAAACGGTTGTGGCCAATACGGGCAAACTCATAGAAGGATTCGTTAGCTGCCGCTTACTGGTCGCTTCGACTGTCCACAGAGGCGGCTCGAAGATGATGGAGGAGTGGTGGGGCAATACCGTCGCCGATAACTGGGCCGTTCCTCAGTTCAGTGATTTTCCCCTCTTCTACAAGGATAGTTATGATGCTTTCCACGGAACAGGGCTTGACGCCTTTCTAAAAGATAGGGGGGTGAACCAGCTCGTGATTTGCGGCGTAAGAACGCACCTGTGCTGCGAGACCACGGCGAGATCGGCCTTTGTAAAGGACTACAGAACGGTGATGATAGAAGATGCCCTGTGCGATAAAGATGTCGATCAGCATGTCCGATCTCTTAAAAACCTCGCAAGCGGCTTTTCAGCCGTGTCAAACACCCTGGAGATTCTTGAATTGCTGAGGAGGCGTTTATGA
- a CDS encoding NAD(P)/FAD-dependent oxidoreductase produces the protein MIKTVGVVGAGPAGVAAAIMLKRYGIEVLLFERRTVGGLLNNAWRVENFPPLEPCTGEELCRKLEDRLTDNDIAIINEEVTAIRDRIIVTRRARYKVDYALVATGTAPKRLPTLETCSRVVYEYRDIPPGTEVIAIYGAGDMAFDGAVRASLRGSRTLLFSRSETLRAIEPLKASAEKAGVELHRAESILRVEPDEALLKITTSLNVYSADALLICIGRESLIPRIDSDRCEIIGDARGEIYRQASIAIGDGIKSAMKIALEG, from the coding sequence ATGATCAAGACGGTGGGAGTCGTCGGAGCAGGACCGGCCGGTGTCGCGGCCGCGATAATGCTCAAAAGATACGGAATCGAAGTGCTGCTTTTCGAACGTAGAACCGTAGGCGGTCTCCTCAACAACGCCTGGCGTGTAGAAAACTTCCCTCCGCTCGAACCGTGCACCGGAGAGGAGCTCTGTCGAAAGCTGGAAGATCGCCTAACCGACAACGACATCGCGATAATTAATGAAGAGGTCACGGCCATTCGCGATAGAATCATCGTTACCCGCAGGGCCCGATACAAGGTGGATTACGCTCTGGTGGCCACCGGTACCGCACCGAAGAGGCTTCCCACGCTCGAGACCTGCTCAAGGGTGGTTTACGAATACAGGGATATCCCCCCGGGAACTGAAGTAATCGCGATCTACGGTGCCGGAGATATGGCCTTCGACGGTGCCGTCAGAGCAAGCCTGAGAGGGAGTAGAACATTGCTCTTCTCCAGAAGCGAGACATTGAGGGCAATAGAGCCGTTGAAAGCATCGGCGGAGAAGGCGGGAGTCGAGTTGCACCGCGCCGAATCTATCCTGCGGGTTGAACCGGACGAAGCATTATTGAAGATAACGACCTCGCTGAACGTCTATTCGGCCGACGCCTTACTTATCTGTATTGGCAGAGAATCACTGATTCCAAGGATTGATTCGGACAGATGCGAGATAATCGGCGATGCCAGGGGCGAAATCTACAGACAGGCCTCCATAGCTATCGGAGACGGAATAAAAAGCGCCATGAAAATAGCACTGGAAGGGTGA
- a CDS encoding radical SAM protein, which produces MKIIESFGKEELAIVHTGETSRASWVEFVESLQPPLPREEKWVLIVSTMDGCPVQCAFCDAGGAYRRNLGSEEILEQIDYMVSRRYGSTVNVKKFKIQFARIGEPALNPSVLEALEMLPRKYDAPGLLPSISTIAPASSKGFFEKLYTIKERLYRGRFQLQFSIHSTDIFQRDWLIPVRKWSFEEIADYGSIFCGPTDRKITLNFALSTRSLVDSDIISRFFDPGKFLVKITPVNPTYRSHEKEIKTAVEDDGSLLLHESFVDGLRARGFEVIVSVGEPEENRIGSNCGLYIRRHIDRMKKSPEMYSFVKSKGGIE; this is translated from the coding sequence ATGAAGATAATAGAGAGTTTCGGAAAGGAAGAATTGGCTATCGTGCATACGGGTGAGACTTCACGGGCTTCGTGGGTGGAGTTCGTCGAATCTCTGCAGCCACCGCTTCCACGCGAAGAGAAGTGGGTTCTGATCGTATCCACGATGGATGGCTGCCCTGTTCAGTGCGCCTTCTGCGATGCCGGTGGAGCGTACAGGAGAAACCTCGGCAGTGAAGAGATACTGGAACAGATAGACTACATGGTGAGCCGTAGATACGGGTCAACCGTTAACGTGAAGAAATTCAAGATCCAGTTCGCGAGAATCGGAGAGCCTGCACTGAACCCTTCGGTTCTGGAAGCGCTCGAAATGCTTCCCCGGAAGTACGACGCGCCGGGCCTTCTCCCCTCGATCAGCACTATCGCTCCGGCAAGCTCGAAAGGCTTTTTTGAAAAGCTGTACACGATAAAAGAGAGGCTTTACAGGGGAAGGTTTCAACTCCAGTTCTCGATACACTCCACCGACATATTCCAGCGCGACTGGCTGATTCCCGTAAGAAAATGGAGTTTCGAAGAGATAGCCGATTATGGATCTATCTTCTGCGGTCCGACCGACAGGAAGATAACTTTGAATTTCGCTCTTTCTACCCGGTCTCTGGTCGATAGCGACATAATTTCTAGATTTTTCGACCCGGGCAAGTTTCTCGTGAAGATAACGCCTGTGAATCCGACGTACCGCTCCCATGAAAAGGAAATCAAGACGGCGGTTGAAGACGACGGCTCGTTACTTTTGCACGAGAGCTTCGTGGATGGTCTGCGCGCGAGGGGCTTCGAGGTCATAGTGAGCGTGGGTGAGCCCGAAGAAAACCGTATAGGCAGCAACTGCGGGCTGTACATTCGCAGGCACATCGACAGAATGAAGAAAAGCCCCGAAATGTATTCCTTCGTAAAATCGAAGGGTGGTATTGAATGA
- a CDS encoding anaerobic sulfatase maturase: protein MGQEPLKRNNQHKVQAFHVMVKPTGALCNLDCAYCFYLHKQELINSRNVISEEVLERFIYEYINSQNVSEIVFTWQGGEPTLLGIDFFKKVIEYERLYCPPGKKIANDLQTNGTLLNEKWCEFLKEYNFLVGISIDGPERLHNVYRVSKDGGPTFKRVFNATKLLHRYGIDFNTLTVVNRINAKFPGEVYRFLRDSVGSTRIQFIPLVEPKIFKERPTTFMAEDSMPIIGTNEALPSKAGSIATDWSVVPQDYGRFLNGVFDLWYRNDIGRVFVFLFECALGQWLGMQSSLCIFAETCGRALAIEADGSIYSCDHFVYPEHLLGNIMNKRLIDMVNSTSQTVFGISKAATLPDYCQRCEYLFACHGECPKNRFVRTPEGEAGLNYLCSGLKLYFSHIDPYMKELAEAFRSSR from the coding sequence ATGGGACAGGAACCGCTCAAGAGAAATAATCAGCACAAAGTACAGGCCTTTCATGTTATGGTCAAGCCAACCGGGGCGCTGTGCAACCTAGATTGCGCTTACTGCTTCTACCTTCACAAACAGGAATTGATCAACAGCAGGAACGTTATCAGCGAAGAAGTACTGGAGAGGTTCATCTACGAGTACATAAACTCTCAGAACGTTTCCGAGATTGTCTTCACCTGGCAGGGCGGAGAGCCCACTTTACTCGGGATAGATTTCTTCAAAAAGGTAATAGAATACGAAAGGCTGTACTGCCCTCCGGGTAAAAAAATAGCCAACGACCTGCAAACCAACGGAACCTTGCTGAACGAGAAATGGTGCGAGTTTCTCAAAGAGTACAACTTTCTGGTCGGCATAAGCATCGACGGTCCCGAGCGGCTCCACAACGTATATCGTGTCTCGAAAGATGGGGGGCCCACTTTCAAGAGAGTCTTCAACGCCACAAAACTTCTTCATAGATACGGTATAGATTTCAACACGCTCACGGTTGTCAACAGGATCAACGCGAAATTCCCCGGTGAGGTGTATCGCTTTCTGAGAGATTCGGTAGGTTCGACGAGAATACAGTTCATTCCGCTGGTCGAGCCAAAGATATTCAAGGAGAGGCCCACAACTTTCATGGCCGAGGATTCGATGCCTATAATCGGTACGAACGAGGCCTTGCCGTCAAAAGCTGGGTCGATCGCAACAGACTGGTCGGTGGTTCCACAGGATTACGGGCGCTTCTTGAACGGTGTCTTTGACCTTTGGTACAGAAACGATATCGGCCGCGTCTTTGTCTTTCTTTTCGAGTGCGCCCTCGGCCAGTGGCTTGGTATGCAGTCTTCGCTGTGCATCTTCGCCGAAACCTGCGGACGCGCGCTGGCGATAGAGGCCGACGGAAGTATCTACTCGTGCGATCACTTCGTATATCCCGAACACTTGCTGGGAAACATAATGAACAAGAGGTTGATCGATATGGTGAACTCTACGTCGCAGACGGTATTCGGTATTTCCAAGGCAGCGACGCTTCCCGATTACTGTCAAAGATGCGAATACTTGTTTGCCTGTCACGGAGAATGTCCGAAAAACAGATTCGTAAGAACACCCGAAGGAGAGGCCGGGCTTAATTACCTCTGCAGCGGACTGAAACTTTACTTCAGTCACATCGATCCGTACATGAAAGAGCTTGCCGAGGCCTTCAGATCCAGCCGGTGA
- a CDS encoding GerMN domain-containing protein: MRVRKQQSFPVFRIILISSLAVSLVLLVLFLMLLLKTGRLEKTLQALEKKYAALELEFSAVTGTQKTMKISLYYYNELLDKAINGDAVCDINAVIPVERSLPYSQSPINDVVRLLVRGELTKAERDLGFKTEFPGRELQFLGARLENGVLYLKFSDPSDFTSGGACRIALLRAQIEKTVMQFDTVKRVVYEPETLFKP, encoded by the coding sequence ATGAGGGTTAGAAAGCAGCAATCCTTTCCGGTCTTCAGGATCATCTTAATTTCCAGTCTGGCAGTCTCTTTAGTCCTCCTTGTGCTGTTTCTGATGCTTTTACTGAAGACCGGAAGGCTTGAGAAGACTCTTCAGGCTCTTGAAAAGAAGTACGCCGCCCTTGAACTAGAATTCAGTGCCGTAACCGGTACGCAAAAGACGATGAAGATCAGCCTTTACTATTACAATGAACTTTTGGACAAGGCGATCAACGGCGATGCCGTCTGCGATATAAACGCGGTTATTCCTGTCGAAAGGTCCCTTCCTTATTCTCAATCACCGATAAACGATGTTGTAAGGCTTTTAGTAAGGGGAGAATTAACGAAAGCTGAAAGGGATCTGGGGTTCAAAACGGAGTTCCCCGGCAGGGAGCTCCAGTTTCTCGGGGCACGTCTGGAAAACGGAGTTCTCTACTTGAAGTTCTCCGATCCCTCCGATTTCACATCGGGAGGGGCTTGCCGGATCGCTCTTCTGAGGGCACAGATAGAGAAGACCGTGATGCAATTCGACACTGTGAAGAGAGTCGTATATGAACCCGAGACGCTTTTTAAGCCTTAG
- a CDS encoding HD-GYP domain-containing protein yields the protein MKNFRIRDLALRFNYDSPSIFRSEVRAIDRDESLSAEEREFLLALDFAYAKTFDEEPGLTIQDSDIDSLAKGLYALSYFYARNSEDKIAYMVSRLGVDLIAPKCSAENSINLRMLHMMTSFEMGFAKETLSLFHQLIEQERFVPGAKKFEYYNNLGLVSTQLQTGDDPWELYEKAKAETRSPVRATIVQLNIADYLYSQKRFEEALNALEETVEIPDFDSVNGYRLMLNLKIMLQMNDLANAGRVAEQLEALIHSSSSWTDIAVSYIFLGHFFSRVKSIEKARYYLNLLKSLPDECVTNYILGETLILEASLMHNRGDYFKALENSLRAFESLSVYSTISPHLKDFVNNLFESLVSVFNQLMYELRRKDDYTALHTLRVLKLCYGFGKSLSLEKMDLFNLSIGAMLHDYGKVDIPYEILNKPSLLTDEEYSIIKCHPIYGDKYLGDLRFPGTVRDIVKHHHERIDGNGYPDNLMGDEIHYLVQIVAIADVYDALTTDRPYRKALSREEALSYLKEKGGQIIEIGLLRKFISYVRMNEIIVKHEELNSIWNIIISEFFRVTDINETADMRGQ from the coding sequence TTGAAAAATTTCAGAATAAGAGACCTGGCTTTGCGGTTCAATTATGATAGCCCTTCGATCTTTAGATCGGAGGTAAGAGCCATAGATCGGGACGAGTCTCTTTCTGCAGAGGAAAGAGAGTTCCTCTTGGCTCTGGACTTTGCCTATGCGAAAACCTTCGATGAAGAACCCGGTCTTACGATACAGGATTCGGACATAGACTCGCTGGCTAAAGGGCTTTATGCGCTCTCTTATTTCTACGCACGCAACTCAGAGGATAAAATAGCCTACATGGTTTCCAGGCTGGGAGTCGATTTGATAGCTCCGAAGTGTTCAGCCGAAAACTCTATAAACTTGCGGATGCTTCACATGATGACCTCTTTCGAAATGGGATTCGCAAAAGAGACTCTTTCTCTCTTTCACCAGCTTATAGAACAGGAACGGTTCGTTCCCGGTGCGAAGAAGTTCGAGTATTATAACAATCTGGGGCTGGTTTCCACACAGCTGCAGACCGGCGACGATCCTTGGGAACTTTACGAAAAGGCCAAAGCCGAAACACGCTCGCCAGTTAGGGCTACGATCGTTCAGTTAAACATAGCCGATTATCTTTACTCTCAAAAGAGGTTCGAAGAAGCGCTAAACGCGCTGGAAGAGACGGTCGAAATCCCCGACTTCGACTCCGTAAACGGTTATAGATTGATGCTCAATTTGAAGATAATGCTTCAAATGAACGATCTTGCAAATGCCGGTAGAGTGGCCGAACAACTCGAGGCCTTGATACACTCCAGCAGCAGTTGGACAGACATTGCAGTTTCGTATATATTTCTTGGACATTTCTTTTCAAGAGTGAAATCCATCGAAAAGGCCAGATATTATCTAAATCTTCTCAAGTCACTGCCCGATGAGTGTGTAACCAACTATATACTGGGCGAGACTCTAATTCTTGAAGCTTCGTTGATGCACAACCGCGGCGACTATTTCAAAGCCCTGGAAAACTCGCTCAGAGCCTTCGAGTCGCTGAGCGTTTACAGTACCATATCGCCACACCTGAAAGACTTCGTCAACAACCTCTTCGAAAGTTTGGTGTCGGTGTTCAACCAGCTAATGTACGAACTAAGGCGGAAAGACGATTATACCGCTCTCCACACGCTCAGAGTCCTGAAACTCTGCTATGGCTTTGGAAAGAGTCTCTCTCTGGAAAAGATGGACCTTTTCAACCTCTCTATAGGCGCGATGCTTCACGACTACGGAAAGGTCGATATCCCATACGAGATTCTCAATAAACCTTCCCTGCTCACAGACGAAGAGTATTCGATAATAAAATGCCACCCAATCTACGGCGACAAATACCTGGGAGATCTCCGCTTCCCCGGCACGGTGAGAGATATAGTCAAGCACCACCACGAGAGAATCGACGGGAACGGTTACCCCGACAACCTTATGGGAGACGAGATCCACTACCTGGTCCAGATAGTAGCGATAGCAGATGTTTACGACGCTTTGACCACCGATAGACCCTACAGAAAAGCACTCTCGCGTGAGGAAGCTCTATCGTATCTCAAAGAAAAAGGAGGCCAGATAATCGAAATCGGTCTCCTGAGGAAATTCATCTCATATGTGAGAATGAACGAAATCATCGTGAAACATGAAGAACTAAACAGTATATGGAATATAATTATATCCGAATTTTTCAGAGTGACTGATATCAATGAAACGGCCGATATGCGAGGCCAGTGA
- a CDS encoding chromate transporter produces the protein MIYLELFWAFFQIGFLAFGGGYGALSLIQDQIVNVNKWLELPEFLDLISISQMTPGPIAINSATFIGYRIAGPVGSIISTIGVVLPSVFWIFLILKLLKILSRWIDTALVFNALRVSIVSLILAATFRIGIESINNLFAVVTGLVAFYVLYRYKPSVIWIVLGTGVAGIFWRLING, from the coding sequence ATGATCTATCTGGAGCTCTTCTGGGCCTTTTTCCAGATTGGATTTCTCGCTTTTGGCGGAGGGTATGGAGCCCTGAGCCTCATTCAGGATCAGATAGTCAATGTGAATAAATGGCTGGAATTGCCGGAGTTCTTGGATCTGATCTCTATCTCTCAGATGACCCCCGGGCCGATAGCCATTAACTCGGCCACCTTCATAGGCTACAGGATAGCCGGGCCGGTCGGTTCAATCATTTCGACGATAGGTGTCGTACTTCCGAGTGTTTTCTGGATCTTCTTGATTTTAAAACTTCTCAAGATACTCTCTCGCTGGATAGATACGGCGCTGGTCTTCAACGCGCTGCGGGTTTCGATCGTTTCGCTCATACTGGCAGCCACCTTCAGAATAGGCATCGAATCGATTAACAACCTCTTCGCCGTGGTAACCGGGCTGGTCGCCTTCTATGTGCTTTATCGCTACAAACCCTCCGTGATCTGGATAGTTCTGGGCACAGGAGTGGCCGGTATCTTCTGGAGACTTATAAACGGATAA
- a CDS encoding chromate transporter, giving the protein MSLFKLFMIFVKVSSFTIGGGYAMVPVIKEFIVDKYKLLGEDEFMDVIVTAQTVPGVIAVNTAMILGTKLAGLWGAVVAVLGSIVPPFLIILVIASFFTDFADLPVFEGFFMGARVGVTVILANLSLQLIKKNVRKYPILAVIAAGTAAIVLLNFSSIWILLISSACVYFIDRRLKR; this is encoded by the coding sequence ATGAGTTTATTCAAGCTGTTTATGATATTTGTGAAAGTCAGCTCCTTCACCATAGGCGGCGGCTACGCGATGGTTCCTGTGATTAAGGAGTTCATCGTAGATAAGTACAAACTTCTGGGTGAAGACGAGTTCATGGACGTGATCGTGACGGCCCAGACGGTGCCGGGGGTGATAGCCGTTAACACGGCCATGATCCTTGGCACAAAGCTCGCGGGTCTGTGGGGAGCCGTAGTGGCCGTTCTGGGTTCCATAGTGCCCCCATTCTTGATAATACTGGTTATCGCCAGTTTTTTCACCGATTTCGCCGATCTGCCAGTCTTCGAAGGGTTTTTCATGGGAGCCAGGGTTGGCGTAACGGTAATTCTCGCAAATTTATCTTTGCAACTAATTAAGAAAAATGTCAGGAAATATCCGATCCTCGCGGTAATCGCAGCCGGTACGGCGGCCATAGTTCTATTGAACTTCTCCTCTATCTGGATACTGCTGATCAGTTCGGCCTGTGTGTATTTCATAGACAGGAGGCTCAAAAGATGA
- a CDS encoding PRC-barrel domain-containing protein: MENRIKWGARAVSSDGKDLGKVIRVVIHPKNNEVTHIVIEKGVFNRLAKLIPIATVFFAAPDEVRLKIDSKNVESLQDYEETFFVTGEEIENLESGVTPVYWLRPVGDYAELYPLPPLNTSINVPKDTKSLEPGCDIVTVEDKTIGRVRSFVLNDEGKITHVVGDIGGFGSKSRKLIPIDWVEEIDEAKVLVSASAIMIEKLPEME, from the coding sequence ATGGAGAACAGAATAAAGTGGGGCGCCAGGGCGGTCTCCTCCGACGGAAAGGACCTTGGAAAGGTTATCCGGGTTGTGATACACCCAAAGAACAACGAAGTGACTCACATCGTTATCGAGAAAGGGGTATTCAATAGATTGGCCAAATTGATCCCGATAGCTACCGTTTTCTTCGCGGCACCCGACGAAGTGCGTTTGAAGATCGACTCCAAAAACGTTGAATCCCTTCAGGATTATGAAGAGACATTCTTCGTAACTGGCGAAGAGATCGAGAATCTGGAAAGTGGAGTTACCCCTGTTTACTGGCTCAGACCGGTCGGAGATTACGCCGAACTGTATCCCCTTCCTCCCCTCAACACATCGATAAACGTACCCAAGGACACCAAATCTTTGGAACCCGGCTGCGATATAGTCACTGTCGAAGACAAAACAATCGGACGGGTCCGCAGTTTCGTCCTGAACGACGAAGGAAAGATAACCCACGTCGTGGGCGATATCGGTGGTTTCGGTTCGAAGTCCAGAAAACTCATACCCATAGACTGGGTGGAAGAGATAGACGAAGCGAAAGTTCTGGTTTCCGCTTCAGCGATAATGATCGAAAAACTACCTGAAATGGAATGA
- a CDS encoding ABC transporter ATP-binding protein yields MTFVEVRDLSKTYRSGEVVVEALKGVSFDIYEGEILSILGPSGCGKSTLLNCLSGIDEPTSGKVIIKGIDLHSLRDDEKTRFRALNMGFVFQFYNLIPVLRSVENVELAMLTIGSSQKKARKAAMDILAKVNLDGRATYLPSQLSGGERQRVSIARALVHRPAIVWADEPTGALDTKTSTELMNLIIELNKTFNQTFVIVTHDERVSNYSNRILHMDSGKILKIDENQNLKVSQNANSNS; encoded by the coding sequence ATGACGTTTGTTGAAGTCAGGGACCTGAGCAAGACTTACAGGTCCGGTGAAGTCGTAGTTGAAGCATTGAAAGGAGTTTCGTTTGATATATACGAGGGTGAAATTCTTTCGATCCTCGGTCCTTCGGGCTGCGGGAAGAGCACTCTTCTAAACTGCTTATCTGGTATAGATGAACCAACTAGCGGAAAAGTGATAATAAAAGGCATCGATCTCCACTCCCTTAGAGACGATGAAAAAACGCGTTTCAGGGCATTGAACATGGGCTTCGTTTTCCAGTTCTACAACCTCATCCCCGTTCTGAGATCGGTCGAAAACGTCGAGCTGGCCATGTTGACGATAGGAAGCAGTCAAAAGAAGGCGAGAAAGGCCGCTATGGATATACTGGCGAAGGTAAATCTCGATGGACGGGCGACTTACCTACCCTCGCAGTTGAGCGGCGGAGAGAGACAGAGAGTATCCATAGCCAGGGCTCTAGTACACAGACCTGCGATAGTCTGGGCCGACGAACCTACCGGGGCTCTGGACACGAAAACCAGCACCGAGCTCATGAACCTTATCATTGAGCTGAACAAAACCTTCAACCAGACCTTCGTAATAGTTACACATGACGAAAGGGTATCGAACTACTCTAACCGTATTTTGCATATGGATAGCGGAAAAATATTGAAGATAGACGAAAACCAAAATTTGAAGGTGTCTCAGAATGCTAATTCAAATTCTTAG